A single window of Hirundo rustica isolate bHirRus1 chromosome 16, bHirRus1.pri.v3, whole genome shotgun sequence DNA harbors:
- the LOC120760191 gene encoding corticoliberin-like, which translates to MRVRMISAASVLVLLFLPSETCSPLQWPRGPSRRLTLAPQLTWEPWMGAPRPPVPATDPLPPRLCQFHGAEPSPARARRALQTGKRRDGKPNSLDLTFHLLREFLEMSREERLAQKALSNKLLLQSIGK; encoded by the coding sequence ATGCGGGTCAGGATGATTTCAGCTGCCTCCGTCCTCGTCCTGCTCTTCCTGCCCTCGGAGACCTGCTCCCCCCTGCAGTGGCCCCGGGGTCCGTCCCGCAGGCTGACCCTGGCTCCCCAGCTCACCTGGGAGCCCTGGATGGGAGCCCCGAGACCCCCGGTGCCCGCCACCGATCCCCTGCCCCCAAGACTGTGCCAGTTCCacggggcagagcccagcccggcccgagCCCGGCGGGCGCTGCAAACCGGCAAGAGGCGAGACGGAAAACCCAACTCGCTGGATCTCACCTTCCACCTCCTGCGCGAGTTCCTGGAAATGTCCCGGGAGGAGAGACTGGCCCAGAAGGCGCTCAGCAATAAGCTCTTGCTGCAGAGTATAGGGAAATGA
- the DNAJC5 gene encoding dnaJ homolog subfamily C member 5 gives MADQRQRSLSTSGESLYHVLGLDKNATSDDIKKSYRKLALKYHPDKNPDNPEAAEKFKEINNAHAILTDATKRNIYDKYGSLGLYVAEQFGEENVNTYFVLSSWWAKALFVFCGLITGCYCCCCLCCCCNCCCGKCKPKPPEGEEQEFYVSPEDLEAQLQSDEREASDAPIVIQPASATETTQLTADSHPSYHTDGFN, from the exons ATGGCAGACCAGAGGCAACGCTCGCTCTCTACCTCTGGGGAGTCGTTATACCACGTGCTGGGGCTGGACAAAAACGCCACTTCAGATGATATCAAAAAGTCTTACAG gaaaCTGGCATTGAAATATCATCCTGATAAAAACCCTGATAatccagaggcagcagaaaaatttaaagagaTCAATAATGCCCACGCAATATTGACCGATGCCACAAAGCGGAACATTTACGATAAGTATGGGTCTCTGGGGCTCTATGTAGCAGAGCAGTTTGGTGAAGAAAATGTGAACACATACTTCGTGCTGTCCAGCTGGTGGGCAAAG GCCTTGTTTGTGTTCTGTGGGCTCATCACAggctgctactgctgctgctgtctgtgctgctgctgtaatTGTTGCTGTGGGAAGTGTAAACCGAAACCTCCCGAAGGCGAAGAGCAGGAATTCTACGTCTCTCCAGAGGACTTGGAGGCACAGTTGCAGTCAGATGAAAGGG AGGCCTCAGACGCACCTATTGTGATACAGCCAGCATCAGCCACAGAGACaacccagctcacagctgactCTCACCCCAGCTACCACACTGATGGATTTAATTAA